The sequence gtaaaataagaatataacaagacaacgtaggcagtagtgaccatgttatgaaaacgtaaggcaaggccaaagaggagaagaacgcttgcgtaaatggcgtaaactatccttaatgcTGCAACGTCAGTTGAAagaatttcagcattaataaatGACAAATATTCTTGAAATCAATGACTTACTTTCATTATAGTATGAGTCCATTGTATCAGCTGttgattctctctcacacacatacattttcctATATAGAAAAGTGACGTTTCAGCATTAcggatagtttacgccatttacgcaagcgttcttcttctcctcctctttggccttgccgtttaaccatcacaCAAACGCCACAGGAACATCGCCCCCTTGAGTTACAAATTCAGATGGGTAAAAGTTGTCGGTACAACACCGGAAAAGCACAAGCGGAAACCAGGGTAAAGCTCATCCGACGCTTTATTAAAAACTGACTAAAGCGCAAGAAAAAGTAGACAAAAAGTCATCAAGTCTTCGTGCCAACAAAAATAGTTGCTTGTGACGAGACGAACTCGCTTGGAAGTTTATATTTACACGAGTACCTTGAAGGCGTTGATGTCCATGACGCCCCgacaagacactttatccacccgTCAATGTGTTACTTTTTCCCCATGATGAAGCTCGGAACCTCGGCGTCGTCCTCGGcttctttctcctcctcctcctcctcctcgctgcTCGACGAGCTGCTCTTGGCCTCCTCTTGGTCGCCTTTGGAGTCCAGCTTGGCTTTCTTCGCCATCATCTTCTTCAGCTTGAGTTTTTCGCGCTTCTTCCGCCGCTTAGCCGTCCTCTCCTCGGCGTCGGTTCGGTTCTGCTCCACCTTGTCCAGATAAGCTTGTTCTTTGTTGTAGCGGGAGGACATTTTGTCCAAGAAGTCTTGCCTTTGGTACTCCCGGCGCCGGAGGTGGCGGTAGACGTGGAACTCGCCGCTGCCGGCGCCGGCGCTGGAGCCCATCACGTCCCTGACGAACTCCGGGGGAGCCCGCGGGGTCCATTGTTTGTGTCGGTCGGGGATGGGGGCGGGTTTGTCGGGGTTCCGCATGAGCCTGTCCAACTTTAGACGTTGTGCTTCGGCGAGGGTTCTAGCGATGACCAAAGGCTGGCCGCCCTTCCCTCCCGCGTTTGGAGCTTTGTTGTCCTTGTGTTcgttcgccgccatcttgccttCCCTTCCCGTCCTCGTCTCGCTCAGAGCAGGAATGACCACGCCCCCCTACTCCACGGAGCTCATTTGATTGgtcccttcttcttcttcagctTTTCTTGCAGATTTCTAATGTAGTGCGCCACTTTTCCCCCCATTGGTCGCTGGGGGAAAACGAATGTCTATCTCAGACCtgggcatccatccatttctaccgcttattccctttgaggtcgcggggggcgctggtgcctatctcagctacaatcgggcggaaggcgaagtacaccctggacaagtcgccacctcatcgcagcagacctggacaaaaaaagttaaaagttaaagtaccaatgattgtcacacacatactagatgtggcgaaattattctttgcatttgacctatcaccctggATCACACTCCTGGTTGGTGAGGGAaaatatttgccaaccttgagtcgggggtgtggttaagaggggaggagtatatttccaGCTAGtatttaccaagtcaagtatttcatgtacagttgtgatcaaaattattcaacccccacacaattttgttgttttagcaagttggacctttattctgtattttgtttatagtcatatcaaataaagatgcattaaatagacgaatgcaacttgaattacaacattatattttgtaacataccaagcagtgtcatttctcttaatatctcattgacaaaattgttcaaccccttgaagatcataactcttaagaacagaatttgaataaggtattttcaatcaggtgttgaaaacacctgtagatgtgattacaaccaaccataacgagcaacaattaaactgattgaaaaagactccgatcctcagcttcttgtagatggtcaatggtgtatttgcaacatggtgaagtccagggagtagtcaaagaagtcaagagaggaggtcatttctcttcataagaaaggatatggatataagaaaatagcaaagagattacacattccaagagacacagttgggagcataattcgcaagtttaaagctaaaggcacagtggaaacactacctgggtgtggtggaaagaggatgctgtgtgcaactgctgtccggtatttgaagcgtacaatggtgaaaaacccccgggtaacagctgaggaactacaacaggacattgcagaggggggaacgcaggtttcgtcccagacgataaggcgcgcactacgagatgaaggcctccaagccagaactcccaggcgcaccccacttctgactaccaggcacaaggaaaataggctccagtatgccaaaaataatctggacaaaccccaaaggttttgggaaactgttctatggagtgatgagacaaaagtggaactctttgggcctatgaatcaacattatgtctggaggagaaaaaaatgaagcttacaaagagaagaacaccttgcctactgttaagcatggtggggtgtcaatcatgctctggggctgtttctctgcctcaggtaccgggaatctccagcgcgttcaaggcattatgaattctatttcctagcaggatatattagctgcaaatgtcatgaagtcagtgacgaagctgaggcttgggagacgttggaccttccaacaggacaacgatcccaagcgtacctccaaatcaacatcagagtggttgcagaagaagggctggaagactctggagtggccttcacagtcgccagacctaaatcctatagaaaacctgtggtgggacttgaagaaggcagttgcagcacgcaagcccaagaatatgaatgaactagaggcctttgcccaagaggaatgggctaaaatacctgtagatggttgcaagaagcttatgtatcacgtttgaaggatgtaattactgccaaagggtgttctaataagtactaaagatgcatgtaactggggggttgaatcattttgtcaatgagatattaagaaaaatgtccttttttggtattttgtaaaatatagtgttggaatttaagttgcatttgtctatttgacacatctttttttgatatgactataaacaaaatacggaataaatgtccaacttgctaaaacaccaaaattgtgtgggggttgaataattttgatcacaactgtatataggTATATCTACATCCTGAAGATATGCaaacaaaactgtgtttagttaattgatacttcaaacttgcataaataaatcttaaggaaaataaacagtggttctcaaatgggggtacttgaaggtatgccaaggggtacgtgagattttttaaaaatattctaacattagcaacaattcaaaaatccttcataaatatatttattgaataatacttcaacaaaatatgaatgcaagttcatgaacaacaatgcaatattcagtgtt comes from Nerophis ophidion isolate RoL-2023_Sa linkage group LG24, RoL_Noph_v1.0, whole genome shotgun sequence and encodes:
- the LOC133542135 gene encoding PRKR-interacting protein 1 homolog encodes the protein MAANEHKDNKAPNAGGKGGQPLVIARTLAEAQRLKLDRLMRNPDKPAPIPDRHKQWTPRAPPEFVRDVMGSSAGAGSGEFHVYRHLRRREYQRQDFLDKMSSRYNKEQAYLDKVEQNRTDAEERTAKRRKKREKLKLKKMMAKKAKLDSKGDQEEAKSSSSSSEEEEEEEKEAEDDAEVPSFIMGKK